From the Ensifer adhaerens genome, the window ACATCCGTCACGTGCTGATGAGCGCCTCGATCGGCGGCAAGCTTCACAGCTTCTCCGGGCCGGCGCGCTATGCGTCGATGCTGCTTCTCGCCGATGAAATCTGGGCGATGGCCGAGATGCGCGCGGGTAACGCCAAGCTGACGCCGGCCTGGTATGCCGGCCTCGCCATTCCCTTCTACTGCGCCTGGGTGCTGACGAGCCTGACGGGGGCAATGCTTGGCGCCTTGCTGGGCGATCCGAAGGTCATCGGTCTCGACTTCGCCTTCCCGGCCGTTTTCATCATTCTGGTCATGGGGTTCTGGAAGGGCCGAGAAACCGGCGCCGTCCTGGCCGCAAGCGCTTGTGCGGCCGTGGTCACGCATCAATTGCTGCCGGGCGTCTGGTATATCGCTGCCGGGGCTGC encodes:
- a CDS encoding AzlC family ABC transporter permease → MTPLIVAVMPIGLVFGAVAAGKGLTPAEVTLMSALVFAGGSQFVAMDIWTHPASWAALGFSALLVNIRHVLMSASIGGKLHSFSGPARYASMLLLADEIWAMAEMRAGNAKLTPAWYAGLAIPFYCAWVLTSLTGAMLGALLGDPKVIGLDFAFPAVFIILVMGFWKGRETGAVLAASACAAVVTHQLLPGVWYIAAGAAAGVVVAMLSGGRKEAHA